A genomic stretch from Coffea arabica cultivar ET-39 chromosome 10c, Coffea Arabica ET-39 HiFi, whole genome shotgun sequence includes:
- the LOC140015689 gene encoding wall-associated receptor kinase 2-like has protein sequence MGFNRFILPMLLHLVIALMLSSASTLTPPTFPIAMPGCKDHCGNVSIPFPFGITEDCYLNKYFFINCTNSSTSVPQTVLQNAVDVTEISLEGQVHLMQDIASDCYDKNGSLLDNISPWTRLSKRFTFSSTANKFIVVGCDALALVKGFGQNRSYATGCIPSCDYKEDVIDGSCSGIGCCQTDIPPGAWNINVSLTSLNNHTKVWDFNPCSYAFVVEEKAFNFSASNLTNLSNDLSLPVVVDWTIEEGSCEVAQRNTTSYACSGKNSHCYEPFKGLGYRCSCDQGYEGNPYLPDGCQDINECQDPTLHNCTKNSVCHNTLGNYTCPCLKGYHGDGRGGDGCSPDQINWSMIVSGVGIGTAILLFCCFYLCLELRKRRENRLKEEFFRKNGGLMLQQRLAQEGRNTNVARIFTLEELRKATNNFEETRIIGRGGYGTVFKGILVDHNSCTVAIKRSREVNENQVDQFINEVIMLSQVNSRNVVKLLGCCLETEVPLLVYEFIDNGTLSEHLSSTTKSQHLSWNIRLRIASEIAGVLSYLHSVASPPIIHRDIKSANILLDQNYTAKVTDFGISKLAPLDENQVSTMVQGTFGYLDPEYMLTGLLTEKSDVYSFGVVLIELLTSEKALSLDRVEEEKFLANYFISSLKSGHLVQVLDRNIMFDVSIELLKEVAMIAKSCLSIKGDDRPSMKNIARELEVLEIRAKQSPIQVSKIDFTDTEASLLGMQSTKAYIDSGDSSCIHTESHSIMEHMMVPIAGGR, from the exons ATGGGCTTCAATCGGTTCATTTTACCGATGCTCTTGCATTTGGTAATTGCCTTAATGCTTTCTTCCGCTTCAACTTTGACACCCCCAACATTTCCTATAGCGATGCCCGGCTGCAAAGATCATTGTGGAAATGTAAGCATTCCATTTCCATTCGGTATTACGGAAGATTGTTACcttaacaaatatttttttatcaaCTGCACCAACTCTTCAACCTCTGTCCCTCAAACAGTTCTGCAGAACGCAGTCGATGTCACAGAAATATCTCTGGAAGGTCAGGTACACCTTATGCAGGATATAGCATCTGATTGCTATGATAAAAACGGAAGTTTATTGGACAACATTTCACCATGGACGAGATTATCTAAACGCTTTACCTTCAGTAGTACAGCTAATAAATTCATTGTCGTTGGCTGTGATGCCTTGGCCTTAGTTAAAGGCTTTGGTCAAAACCGGAGCTACGCAACTGGATGTATCCCTTCCTGTGATTATAAGGAAGATGTAATTGATGGCTCTTGTTCTGGCATCGGTTGCTGCCAGACTGATATCCCACCAGGGGCATGGAATATTAATGTGAGCTTGACCAGTCTTAATAACCACACCAAGGTGTGGGATTTCAATCCTTGCAGCTACGCTTTTGTGGTCGAAGAGAAGGCTTTCAATTTTTCTGCAAGTAACCTCACCAACttaagcaatgatttaagtctTCCCGTCGTGGTGGATTGGACCATTGAGGAGGGGTCATGTGAAGTTGCCCAAAGAAACACGACCTCTTATGCATGCTCTGGTAAAAACAGTCACTGTTACGAACCTTTTAAGGGGTTGGGATACCGTTGTTCTTGCGATCAAGGATACGAAGGCAACCCATATCTCCCTGATGGTTGCCAAG ATATTAATGAATGCCAAGATCCAACTCTACACAATTGTACGAAGAATAGTGTTTGTCACAACACATTGGGCAACTACACATGTCCTTGTCTCAAAGGGTATCATGGTGATGGGAGAGGTGGAGATGGCTGCAGTCCTGACCAAATAAATTGGTCTATGATTGTTTCAG GTGTTGGCATAGGCACAGCAATTCTACTTTTCTGCTGCTTTTATTTGTGTTTGGAATTgaggaaaagaagggaaaacagATTGAAGGAGGAGTTTTTCCGgaaaaatggtggattaatgCTACAGCAACGACtggctcaagaaggaagaaacacaAATGTTGCTAGAATTTTCACTCTTGAAGAACTACGAAAGGCAACCAATAATTTCGAGGAAACTCGAATTATTGGTCGTGGAGGATACGGCACAGTTTTCAAAGGAATCTTAGTAGACCATAATTCTTGTACTGTTGCCATTAAGAGGTCCAGAGAAGTTAACGAAAATCAAGTTGATCAATTTATTAATGAGGTGATTATGCTTTCCCAAGTTAATAGTAGAAATGTCGTTAAACTTCTAGGATGTTGCTTAGAGACGGAAGTGCCATTACTTGTTTATGAGTTCATCGACAATGGTACTCTCTCCGAGCATTTAAGCAGCACAACAAAATCACAGCATCTTTCTTGGAATATCCGATTAAGAATAGCATCAGAAATTGCTGGAGTTCTCTCATATTTGCACTCAGTAGCTTCACCACCGATTATCCATAGAGATATCAAATCGGCAAACATACTTCTAGATCAAAACTACACTGCAAAAGTCACAGACTTTGGAATATCAAAATTGGCTCCTTTAGATGAAAATCAAGTATCTACAATGGTGCAAGGAACATTTGGCTACTTGGACCCCGAGTACATGCTAACAGGATTGTTGACAGAGAAAAGTGATGTTTACAGCTTTGGGGTAGTTCTTATAGAGCTACTGACAAGTGAGAAGGCATTATCATTGGATAGAGTGGAGGAAGAGAAGTTTCTTGCGAATTACTTCATTTCTTCACTGAAAAGTGGTCACTTGGTCCAGGTTCTTGATCGCAACATTATGTTCGATGTAAGTATTGAGCTTTTGAAAGAAGTTGCAATGATTGCGAAATCTTGCTTGAGTATAAAAGGTGATGATAGACCATCTATGAAGAATATAGCAAGAGAACTTGAGGTATTGGAAATAAGAGCAAAGCAATCTCCAATTCAAGTTTCTAAGATTGATTTCACCGACACTGAGGCCTCCTTGCTTGGTATGCAATCAACAAAAGCATATATCGACAGTGGTGATTCTAGCTGCATACATACTGAGAGTCATAGCATAATGGAGCATATGATGGTACCAATTGCTGGTGGGAGATGA